A DNA window from Vigna unguiculata cultivar IT97K-499-35 chromosome 10, ASM411807v1, whole genome shotgun sequence contains the following coding sequences:
- the LOC114167372 gene encoding omega-3 fatty acid desaturase, chloroplastic-like, whose amino-acid sequence MATWVLSECGLRPLPPVFPRPTRPILCQKPSKFRFFSTNKGVADLKLQPRGFSSCNYRERRWELGVSAPVRVATSEGEEESVNGANGVGEEVPEFDPSAPPPFNLADIRAAIPKHCWVKDPWKSMSYVVRDVIVVFGLAAAAAYLNNWIVWPLYWAAQGTMFWALFVLGHDCGHGSFSNDPKLNSVAGHLLHSSILVPYHGWRISHRTHHQNHGHVENDESWHPLPEKIFNSMDNVTRTLRFKVPFPLLAYPIYLWNRSPGKTGSHFDPNSDLFVPSERKDVITSTICWTAMAALLVGLGFVMGPIQLLKLYGIPYVLFVMWLDLVTYLHHHGHEDKLPWYRGEEWSYLRGGLTTIDRDYGWINNIHHDIGTHVIHHLFPQIPHYHLIEATEAAKPVLGQYYREPKKSSPLPFYLIGELLRSMKKDHFVSDTGDIVYYQTDPTISNTSTSQ is encoded by the exons ATGGCAACTTGGGTTTTATCAGAATGTGGTTTAAGGCCTCTTCCTCCTGTATTTCCACGGCCAACAAGGCCCATTTTGTGCCAAAAGCCTTCAAAGTTTAGATTTTTTAGCACAAATAAGGGAGTGGCAGATCTGAAGCTCCAACCAAGAGGATTTTCAAGTTGCAACTATAGGGAGAGAAGGTGGGAATTGGGAGTGAGTGCACCCGTGAGGGTTGCCACCAGCGAGGGAGAAGAAGAAAGTGTGAATGGCGCTAATGGGGTTGGAGAGGAAGTACCTGAATTTGACCCTAGTGCACCACCACCCTTCAATTTGGCAGATATAAGAGCTGCCATTCCTAAACACTGCTGGGTGAAGGACCCTTGGAAATCCATGAGTTATGTAGTGAGGGATGTCATTGTGGTTTTTGGTTTGGCTGCTGCTGCAGCTTATCTCAACAACTGGATAGTTTGGCCTCTCTATTGGGCTGCTCAGGGAACAATGTTCTGGGCCCTCTTTGTTCTTGGTCATGATTG TGGTCATGGAAGCTTTTCAAACGATCCCAAGCTGAACAGTGTTGCTGGGCACTTGCTGCATTCATCAATTCTAGTTCCATATCATGGATG GAGAATCAGTCATAGAACACATCACCAAAATCATGGCcatgttgaaaatgatgaatcCTGGCACCCG TTGCCAGAGAAAATTTTCAACAGCATGGACAATGTAACACGTACTTTAAGATTTAAAGTACCTTTTCCATTGCTTGCGTATCCCATCTACCTT TGGAATAGGAGTCCTGGGAAGACTGGTTCTCACTTTGATCCAAACAGTGATTTGTTTGTCCCAAGTGAGAGAAAAGATGTTATCACTTCAACAATTTGTTGGACTGCTATGGCTGCCTTGCTTGTAGGTTTGGGATTTGTGATGGGTCCAATTCAATTGCTTAAGCTTTATGGCATTCCCTATGTG CTTTTTGTTATGTGGTTGGATTTGGTGACTTATTTGCATCACCATGGCCACGAAGACAAATTACCTTGGTATCGTGGAGAG GAATGGAGCTACCTTAGGGGTGGCCTAACAACTATTGATCGTGACTATGGATGGATCAATAACATTCACCATGACATTGGAACCCATGTCATTCATCACCTTTTCCCTCAAATACCACACTATCACTTAATAGAAGCA ACTGAGGCAGCTAAACCAGTTCTTGGTCAATATTACCGGGAGCCAAAGAAATCTAGCCCTCTTCCATTTTACCTCATTGGAGAATTGCTAAGAAGCATGAAGAAAGACCATTTTGTGAGTGACACTGGGGATATTGTGTACTATCAAACAGATCCTACAATTAGTAACACTTCCACATCACAGTGA